ATCTACACCTATGGCGACGAGCAGAAGGCCGCTGCCGAGCAGTCGCGCGATGCCTACCAGGCATCGCTCAAGGCGGGCGGCTACGGCCCGATCACGACCGAGATACGCGAGGCGCCGACGTTCTACTTCGCCGAAGACTATCACCAGCAATATCTCGCCAAGAACCCGGCCGGCTATTGCGGGCTGGGCGGCACGGGCGTCGCCTGCCAGATCGGGGTCGGCGTCGAGGCCTGACCAAGGGGAGGGCAAAGGCAGTCCTCCTCTGGTTCTTGGTATGTTCTTGCGTTGTCGTTGAAGCTCGGCTAGCGTTCCCATGGGGAACGGGGCTGGGCCGAAATGGTGACGCGGGTCGCGACGGTGGCGTTTGAGGGCATCGAGGCGCGCGCCGTCGATGTTCAGGTGCAGGTTTCGCCCGGCGGTGTCGCCTTCATCCTGGTCGGGCTACCCGACAAGGCGGTGGCCGAAAGCCGCGAGCGGGTTCGCGCCGCGCTCATCGCCTCCGGTCTTGCCCTGCCGGCCAAGCGCATCACCGTCAATCTGGCGCCGGCCGACCTGCCCAAGGAAGGCAGCCATTACGATCTGCCGATCGCGCTCGCCGTGATGGCGGCGATCGGCGCCATCCCACCCGACGCGCTCGCCGGCTATACCGTGCTGGGGGAGCTCGCGCTCGACGGCTCGATCACGCCGGTGGCGGGCGTCCTGCCTGCGGCGATCGCGGCCTATTCCAGGGGGCAGGGGTTGATCTGCCCCTTCGCCTCCGGCCCGGAAGCGGCCTGGGCAGCAGCCGATATCGACATCCTCGCGCCGCGCTCGCTGATCCAGCTCGCCAACCATTTCAAGGGCACGCAGGTGATGGCGCGGCCGGAACCTGCCGTCGCCCGCCAGGGCGGCCTCCTGCCCGATCTCGCCGATATCAAGGGACAGGAGAGTGCTCGCCGCGCGCTGGAGATCGCGGCGGCGGGCGGACATAACCTCGTGATGAACGGTCCTCCCGGCGCCGGTAAATCGATGCTGGCGAGCCGGCTGCCCTCGATCCTGCCGCCGCTTTCGCCGCGCGAGCTGCTCGAGGTCTCGATGGTGCTCTCGGTTGCCGGCCATCTCGCCGAGGGAGCGCTCACCGATCGCCGCCCCTTTCGGGCGCCGCACCATTCGGCCTCGATGGCGGCGCTCGTCGGCGGCGGTCTGCATGCCAGGCCCGGAGAGGTGTCGCTGGCGCATCATGGCGTGCTCTTCCTCGACGAATTGCCGGAGTTCCAGCCCCAGGTTCTGGACGCGCTGCGCCAGCCGATGGAGACCGGCGATGTCCTGATCTCCCGCGCCAACCATCGCGCCTCCTATCCTGCGCGCTTCCAGCTGGTGGCGGCGATGAATCCGTGCCGCTGCGGCAAGGCGACGGAGCCCGGCTTCGCCTGCCGGCGCCAGCCGAACGAGCGCTGCATGGCACAGTATCAGGCCAGGCTGTCCGGCCCGCTGCTCGACCGGATCGACCTCGCGATCGACCTCCCCGCCGTCACGGCCGCCGATCTCATCCTGCCTGCGACCGGGGAGGATTCGGCCACGGTGGCGGCAAGGGTCGCGGCGGCGCGCCGGCTCCAGGTCGCGCGCTTCGAGGCGCTGGGCCTGGCCCA
Above is a genomic segment from Bosea sp. NBC_00550 containing:
- a CDS encoding YifB family Mg chelatase-like AAA ATPase — encoded protein: MVTRVATVAFEGIEARAVDVQVQVSPGGVAFILVGLPDKAVAESRERVRAALIASGLALPAKRITVNLAPADLPKEGSHYDLPIALAVMAAIGAIPPDALAGYTVLGELALDGSITPVAGVLPAAIAAYSRGQGLICPFASGPEAAWAAADIDILAPRSLIQLANHFKGTQVMARPEPAVARQGGLLPDLADIKGQESARRALEIAAAGGHNLVMNGPPGAGKSMLASRLPSILPPLSPRELLEVSMVLSVAGHLAEGALTDRRPFRAPHHSASMAALVGGGLHARPGEVSLAHHGVLFLDELPEFQPQVLDALRQPMETGDVLISRANHRASYPARFQLVAAMNPCRCGKATEPGFACRRQPNERCMAQYQARLSGPLLDRIDLAIDLPAVTAADLILPATGEDSATVAARVAAARRLQVARFEALGLAQRGLGHVTTNAACPVPVLEEIARPDNAGLALLRDAAEAMRLTARAYHRVLKVARTLADLDGEAKVGRLHLAEALSYRSRGEQLVQAA